The Osmia bicornis bicornis chromosome 9, iOsmBic2.1, whole genome shotgun sequence genome has a segment encoding these proteins:
- the LOC123988148 gene encoding vicilin-like seed storage protein At2g18540, protein MRIEEGEDGIEKQEEEEKKAKIIVVEKNREERIGENDAETKGQRKKKRKEEEEMKINKEKKEEAKGGEETEEEEGERRRWREERKQEKVEEESWADSWERIRERERKKRRGRSIVWKNVGGEEKEERGRRVKIMLQMELGKKVEIRKLTEVMGEGGRKIILTELEEEEDCRKMLKKKNAIWEFWKVSVEEDLLREERRIR, encoded by the coding sequence ATGAGAATAGAGGAGGGGGAAGACGGAATTGAAAaacaagaagaggaagagaaaaaagcaaaaataaTAGTAGTGGAAAAGAATAGAGAAGAAAGGATAGGAGAAAATGATGCAGAGACGAAGGgacaaagaaaaaagaaaaggaaggaggaagaagagaTGAAGAtcaataaagaaaagaaagaagaagctAAAGGTGGAGAGGAGacggaagaggaagagggCGAAAGAAGAAGGtggagagaagaaagaaaacaagaGAAGGTTGAGGAGGAAAGCTGGGCAGACAGCTGGGAAAGGATAAGGGAAAgggagaggaaaaaaagaaggggcAGAAGCATAGTATGGAAAAACGTAGGAGgagaggagaaagaggaaagggGTAGAAGGGTAAAAATCATGTTGCAGATGGAGCTGGGGAAGAAGGTCGAAATAAGAAAGTTGACGGAGGTGATGGGAGAAGGCGGAAGGAAAATAATACTAACAGAGctggaggaggaagaagactGTAGGAAAATgctaaagaaaaaaaacgcCATCTGGGAGTTTTGGAAGGTAAGCGTGGAGGAGGATTTGTTGAGGGAGGAAAGGAGGATAAGGTGA
- the LOC114881044 gene encoding LOW QUALITY PROTEIN: SCAN domain-containing protein 3-like (The sequence of the model RefSeq protein was modified relative to this genomic sequence to represent the inferred CDS: substituted 1 base at 1 genomic stop codon), producing the protein MVGSFGSNDNNEGNTHIKSSRIVSTHRIVRLLAANSFIHGKQGFLQIPRKYIRKTITKYSDENLDLAIEDKKCRQYNVEYLKYGFIQSPSNKTLLMCLICQRVFSNEAMKPSRLEEHFTKIHPDRKDKNLSYFQMLEEQHSRRPTLTGMFSAASKQDDDGLRASYNISLLIAKSGKPHTIGEELILPAVSEVLRTVLHKPPFDIIKKIPLSNNTVQRRIDEMSEDVESSLTGFLKTTEFSLQLDESTLPNNESLLLAYVRFIKDEKICQELVFARKLETDTKEKSIFDVLEHYFKEKGISLDNIVSVATDDAPAMVGRYRGLISYLKKAVPSVVAMHCYVITAVNKIRSNALNDRLFRKLCDKIDEDFNHLVLHTEVRWLSKGTCPNRFYDLFDSVTTFFVKDDLLRENLLKFKNDIAYLTDLYNKFNEMNLQLQGDDLNLIKAKAIISAFVLKLALYKQNLGRRQFYQFPNLSSVEIIDDDILVFCQHLEALKQDFTNRFQDVLNMIIPDWVLEPISNLQTAELSLXEELIELSTNEELKLKLKNGYQEFWLQRQIPILYPALWAASKKFFIAFPSSYLAERGFSVVNNLLTKKRNRLSIVKCDDLRLLMTNMAPNIEKLVSLYQAQPSH; encoded by the exons ATGGTTGGTTCATTTGGAAGCAACGACAATAATGAAGGTAACACGCACATAAAGTCAAGCAGAATTGTGTCGACACATAGAATAGTCAGATTGTTAGCAGCAAACAGCTTCATCCATGGAAAGCAGGGTTTTCTACAG ATTCCACGTAAATATATTCGGAAGACAATAACTAAATATAGTGACGAGAACCTTGATCTAGCAATAGAAGAT AAAAAATGTAGACAATATAATGtggaatatttgaaatatggtTTTATTCAGTCACCCTCAAATAAGACATTACTAATGTGCCTGATTTGTCAGAGAGTTTTCTCAAATGAAGCCATGAAACCTTCACGACTAGAAGAACATTTTACTAAAATACATCCTGAcagaaaagataaaaatttatcttACTTTCAAATGCTCGAAGAACAACATTCGAGACGTCCAACTTTAACTGGTATGTTTTCGGCGGCATCGAAGCAAGACGATGATGGTTTACGTGCCTCTTACAACATTTCCTTACTTATTGCTAAATCGGGAAAACCACACACTATCGGAGAAGAATTGATACTGCCAGCTGTGAGTGAGGTTCTGCGTACTGTACTGCACAAGCCACCGTTTGATATTATTAAGAAAATCCCATTAAGCAATAATACAGTACAGAGACGAATCGACGAAATGTCCGAGGATGTGGAGAGTTCTCTAACTGGGTTTTTGAAGACTACTGAGTTTTCTTTACAGCTCGATGAATCTACTTTACCAAACAATGAGTCTTTACTTCTTGCGTACGTTCGCTTCataaaagatgaaaaaatttGTCAAGAACT tgtattcgCAAGAAAACTAGAAACGGATACTAAAGAAAAATCTATATTTGACGTATTGgaacattattttaaagaaaaaggtaTTTCGCTGGATAATATCGTGTCTGTTGCTACTGATGATGCTCCGGCAATGGTTGGACGATACCGCGGATTGATTTCATATTTGAAAAAGGCGGTACCAAGTGTAGTCGCCATGCATTGT TATGTAATTACAGCAGTTAACAAGATCAGAAGCAATGCTCTCAATGATAGATTGTTTAGAAAACTTTGTGATAAAATCGACGAAGATTTCAATCATTTAGTATTGCATACAGAAGTTCGTTGGCTGTCAAAGGGTACCTGTCCAAACAGATTTTATGACCTCTTTGATTCAGTTACAACGTTTTTtgt CAAAGATGATTTGTTAAGAgagaatttattgaaatttaaaaatgatatagcTTATTTAActgatttatataataaatttaatgaaatgaaTCTACAACTGCAAGGAGATGATTTGAATTTGATCAAAGCAAAAGCAATTATTTCTGCGTTCGTATTAAAACTTGCACTGTACAAACAAAATTTAGGTCGAAGACAATTCTATCAGTTCCCAAATCTTTCTTCTGTGGAAATAATTGATGACGACATTTTGGTATTTTGTCAGCATTTGGAAGCACTTAAACAAGATTTTACAAATAGATTTCAGGATGTCCTCAACATGATCATACCAGATTGGGTCCTAGAACCTATCTCAAACTTACAAACAGCAGAATTATCACTGTAGGAGGAATTGATAGAATTGTCAACAAATGAAGAGctcaaattgaaattaaaaaatggataTCAAGAATTTTGGCTTCAAAGGCAAATTCCAATATTATATCCGGCTTTATGGGCTGCATCAAAGAAGTTTTTCATTGCATTCCCATCATCATACTTAGCCGAAAGAGGATTCAGCGTAGTCAACAATTTACtaacaaagaaaagaaacagatTGTCAATAGTGAAATGCGACGATTTAAGATTGCTGATGACAAATATGGCACCAAATATCGAAAAATTAGTGTCATTATACCAAGCTCAGCCCTCTcactaa